Proteins encoded by one window of bacterium:
- a CDS encoding nitrate reductase — MRAIFCILIASALLLPGLAPAADPVKEVDDGLDVWFRDSDLDAMSRQDLANYIGTAAGESKLIERSFSEAPPSIPHTVEDMLPITSDDNECMVCHHPENATSKQDLPLPKTHFERAVIVQGKKSDAMRNRVKGYEKAKDVAGTRFNCTMCHAPQAGNVKSLKSLFRGDKAKK, encoded by the coding sequence ATGAGAGCGATATTCTGCATCCTGATCGCGAGCGCACTCTTGCTGCCCGGTCTTGCGCCCGCAGCCGATCCAGTCAAGGAGGTGGACGACGGTCTCGATGTCTGGTTCCGCGACTCGGATCTCGACGCGATGAGTCGGCAGGACCTGGCGAACTACATCGGGACGGCCGCTGGCGAATCGAAGCTGATCGAACGCTCCTTCTCTGAAGCGCCACCTTCGATCCCGCATACCGTCGAGGACATGCTTCCGATCACTTCGGACGACAACGAATGCATGGTGTGCCACCATCCCGAAAATGCCACGAGCAAGCAGGATCTGCCTCTGCCCAAGACGCACTTCGAACGCGCAGTGATCGTGCAGGGCAAGAAGAGCGACGCTATGCGCAATCGGGTAAAGGGCTACGAGAAGGCCAAGGATGTCGCGGGGACGCGTTTCAACTGCACGATGTGTCACGCGCCCCAGGCGGGAAACGTCAAGTCATTGAAGAGTTTATTCCGAGGGGACAAAGCAAAGAAGTGA
- the napH gene encoding quinol dehydrogenase ferredoxin subunit NapH codes for MSWLRKHRYLLARRTTQIGILVLFWLGAHWHLGVLTGNLSASRVLRTLPLSDPYAVLQILSTGHTLKNTVLLGAVTVLGFWYVFGGRGFCAWVCPLNPVTDLAAWLRPRLDGRRSLHVDSSVRYWIMFLALPVSAITGVAAFEWLSPIAMTHRELIYGPGLGLLVVAGIFVLDLFVLRPGWCGSLCPLGAFYSLVGRWSLLRVRFAQERCDYCGDCIRICPEPKVIRYDEMEQRGFIDHGNCLNCARCLEVCPRDAYHFALRFGGGAVNSPEEGSP; via the coding sequence TTGAGTTGGCTACGGAAGCACCGCTACCTACTTGCCCGGCGAACGACCCAGATCGGAATTCTCGTTCTGTTCTGGCTAGGTGCGCATTGGCACCTCGGCGTACTGACGGGGAATCTCTCGGCCTCTCGAGTCTTGCGCACGCTTCCTCTGTCCGACCCCTACGCCGTTCTGCAGATTCTTTCAACGGGTCATACCCTGAAGAATACGGTGTTGTTGGGTGCGGTGACGGTACTCGGCTTCTGGTACGTATTCGGAGGTCGCGGATTTTGCGCCTGGGTTTGTCCGCTGAATCCAGTCACGGATCTGGCCGCCTGGCTGCGTCCGCGTCTAGACGGTCGTCGCAGCCTGCATGTGGACAGCAGCGTTCGCTATTGGATCATGTTTCTGGCGTTGCCGGTCTCGGCGATCACCGGAGTGGCGGCCTTCGAGTGGCTGAGTCCGATCGCCATGACTCATCGAGAGTTGATCTACGGTCCGGGTCTGGGTTTGCTGGTCGTGGCCGGGATCTTCGTGCTCGACCTGTTCGTTCTGCGGCCGGGCTGGTGCGGCTCACTCTGCCCGCTCGGCGCCTTCTATTCACTCGTCGGCCGCTGGTCGCTGCTGCGTGTGCGTTTCGCTCAGGAACGCTGCGATTACTGTGGCGATTGCATCCGCATCTGTCCCGAACCCAAGGTCATTCGCTACGACGAGATGGAGCAACGGGGCTTCATCGACCATGGAAACTGTCTGAACTGCGCGCGCTGCCTCGAGGTGTGCCCGCGCGATGCCTATCACTTCGCGCTCCGCTTCGGCGGAGGCGCGGTAAATAGCCCGGAGGAGGGGTCACCATGA
- the napG gene encoding ferredoxin-type protein NapG, whose protein sequence is MSLPAKDVSRRGFLAAFKPQSLALALTGGMTWVHVAGESRASVSAPRPPGAQDEPAFLASCIKCSQCVEACPYDTLQIATAGDGEAIGVPYFEPRKVPCEMCPDSPCTEACPTDALVSGTPIEEAEMGLAVLVDHENCLAYKGLRCEVCYRACPLMGQAIGLEFRQNERTGKHAYFIPVVNSDACTGCGKCEHVCVLEEAAIKVLPVEQARGKLGDNYRFGWLEETDISGDFKAPETAPDLPQWENSLERVLEQMDDLSGIEGP, encoded by the coding sequence GTGAGCCTTCCCGCAAAGGACGTCAGCCGCCGGGGTTTCCTGGCGGCTTTCAAGCCGCAGAGCCTGGCTCTGGCGCTGACTGGTGGCATGACCTGGGTGCATGTCGCCGGTGAGTCGCGAGCCAGCGTCTCTGCGCCTCGTCCTCCTGGTGCTCAAGATGAGCCCGCCTTCCTGGCGAGCTGCATCAAGTGTTCCCAGTGTGTGGAAGCCTGTCCCTACGATACGCTGCAGATCGCGACGGCTGGAGACGGTGAGGCGATCGGCGTGCCGTACTTCGAACCGCGCAAAGTACCGTGCGAAATGTGCCCCGATTCGCCTTGTACCGAGGCTTGTCCCACCGATGCACTCGTGTCCGGAACGCCCATCGAAGAGGCCGAGATGGGGCTCGCGGTGCTCGTCGACCACGAGAACTGTTTGGCCTACAAGGGTCTGCGTTGTGAGGTCTGCTACCGAGCCTGCCCGCTCATGGGCCAGGCGATCGGCCTGGAGTTCCGGCAGAACGAGCGCACGGGCAAGCACGCCTACTTCATTCCGGTCGTCAATTCCGACGCCTGCACCGGCTGTGGAAAGTGTGAGCACGTCTGCGTACTCGAAGAGGCTGCGATCAAGGTGCTGCCCGTTGAGCAGGCGCGGGGCAAACTGGGCGACAACTATCGCTTCGGTTGGCTCGAAGAAACGGACATCAGTGGTGATTTCAAGGCGCCGGAGACGGCGCCGGACCTGCCGCAATGGGAGAACAGTCTCGAGCGCGTACTCGAGCAGATGGATGATCTCTCTGGAATTGAGGGGCCTTGA
- the napA gene encoding nitrate reductase catalytic subunit NapA, giving the protein MAQTRREFVKTAVAASVATGIGISIPPEARAQAAELQKDWKWDKSVCRFCGVGCGIMMATKEGRVVSVKGDPESPVNRGLNCIKGYFNAKIMYGEDRLTKPLLRMKDGKYDKKGRFTPVSWDKAFDVMEQKFKQYYGQYGPSSVAVFGSGQYTIDEGYAAAKFMKAGVRSNNLDPNARHCMASAVAGFIQTFGIDEPPGCYDDIEQTDAVVTWGANMAECHPILWSRVTDRKLSKPATKVINLSTYGNRCSDLADVEIIFKPQTDLAIMNYIARHMIKKGAIDKEFIDKHCVFATGPTDIGYGLPADHPREKGQKMRGKAGAHWKISFEEYKKQLEPYTAEHVSKISGVSKEKLIELADLYSDRKKKIISFWTMGFNQHSRGTWVNEQIYAIHLLGGKMSTPGSGAFSLTGQPSACGTAREVGTFAHRLPSDMVVFNGGHRAKSEKLWHLPAKTLNPKVGTHAVKMMRQLRSGKVRFFWAQVTNPFQDFANANEWVKAAREGDNFIVVSDAYPTVSAKVADLVLPAAMIYEKWGAYGNAERRTQHWRQQVKAPGEAKADIWQTMEFSKRFKLKEVWKEQPLPGLKVDGFPDGKLPDVLADAKKMGYDPEQTLYEVLFARPEYKKHAWPDPIANGHPNDVAEEAGFFVHKALWAEYREFGLGNGHDLADFDTYHKVRGLRWPVVNGRETQWRFKEGYDPYVKPGKGYDFYGKALKKIPNGSLKGEKVSVAGRAKIFFRPYAEAAEIPDKGYDLWLCTGRVLEHWHSGSMTKRVAELNRAVPYAVCWMHPEDAASRGIKRNDEVVMESRRGKVRVRVDTQGRNRVPKGLVFVPWFDENVLINKLTLDATCPISKETDYKKCAVRVRKA; this is encoded by the coding sequence ATGGCACAGACGCGACGGGAGTTCGTCAAGACGGCGGTTGCGGCCTCAGTGGCCACCGGAATCGGAATTTCCATTCCGCCCGAAGCGCGGGCACAGGCTGCAGAACTGCAGAAGGATTGGAAGTGGGACAAGTCCGTGTGCCGCTTCTGTGGCGTCGGTTGCGGAATCATGATGGCCACCAAGGAGGGCCGTGTGGTTTCGGTCAAGGGCGACCCTGAATCGCCTGTGAACCGGGGTCTCAACTGCATCAAGGGCTACTTCAACGCCAAGATCATGTACGGAGAGGATCGGCTCACGAAGCCCCTCTTGCGCATGAAGGATGGCAAGTACGACAAGAAGGGCCGCTTCACTCCGGTGTCCTGGGACAAGGCCTTCGACGTGATGGAGCAGAAATTCAAGCAGTACTACGGCCAGTACGGTCCGTCGAGTGTTGCGGTCTTCGGCTCTGGCCAATACACGATTGACGAGGGGTATGCCGCCGCCAAGTTCATGAAGGCGGGCGTCCGCTCGAATAATCTCGACCCGAACGCTCGACACTGCATGGCGTCCGCGGTTGCTGGATTCATCCAGACGTTTGGTATCGACGAGCCTCCGGGCTGCTACGACGATATCGAACAGACAGATGCCGTCGTGACCTGGGGCGCGAACATGGCCGAGTGCCATCCGATCCTGTGGTCGCGGGTCACCGATCGCAAGCTCAGCAAGCCCGCGACCAAGGTCATCAATCTCTCTACCTACGGGAATCGTTGTAGCGATCTCGCGGACGTCGAGATCATCTTCAAGCCGCAGACCGACCTGGCGATCATGAACTACATCGCTCGCCACATGATCAAGAAGGGGGCGATCGACAAGGAGTTCATCGACAAGCACTGTGTGTTTGCAACCGGCCCGACGGATATCGGTTACGGATTGCCTGCCGACCACCCGCGCGAGAAAGGCCAGAAGATGCGCGGCAAAGCCGGCGCACACTGGAAGATCAGTTTCGAGGAGTACAAGAAGCAGCTCGAGCCCTACACGGCCGAGCACGTGAGCAAGATCTCGGGCGTGTCGAAGGAGAAGCTGATCGAGCTGGCTGATCTGTATTCGGATCGCAAGAAGAAGATCATTTCGTTCTGGACAATGGGTTTCAACCAGCATTCGCGCGGTACCTGGGTGAACGAGCAGATCTACGCCATTCACCTCCTGGGTGGCAAGATGTCGACGCCCGGTTCGGGAGCTTTCTCGCTCACCGGACAGCCTTCGGCTTGCGGTACCGCGCGCGAGGTCGGCACCTTCGCGCATCGCCTACCGTCGGACATGGTGGTTTTCAACGGTGGCCATCGTGCCAAGAGCGAGAAGCTCTGGCATCTGCCCGCGAAGACGCTCAACCCCAAGGTGGGGACGCACGCGGTCAAGATGATGCGCCAGTTGCGGTCGGGCAAGGTGCGCTTTTTCTGGGCGCAGGTGACCAATCCATTCCAGGACTTCGCCAACGCCAACGAGTGGGTCAAGGCGGCGCGCGAGGGCGATAACTTCATCGTCGTCTCGGATGCCTATCCTACGGTGTCGGCCAAGGTCGCCGATCTGGTCCTGCCAGCGGCCATGATCTACGAGAAGTGGGGCGCCTACGGAAACGCCGAGCGGCGAACGCAACACTGGCGTCAGCAGGTGAAGGCTCCAGGTGAGGCGAAGGCCGATATCTGGCAGACGATGGAATTCTCGAAGCGCTTCAAGCTGAAGGAAGTGTGGAAGGAGCAGCCACTGCCCGGTCTGAAGGTCGACGGTTTCCCCGACGGCAAGCTTCCCGATGTGCTCGCAGATGCCAAGAAGATGGGCTACGACCCCGAACAGACGCTGTACGAAGTTCTGTTCGCGCGGCCCGAATACAAGAAGCACGCCTGGCCCGATCCGATTGCCAATGGCCATCCCAACGATGTGGCCGAGGAGGCGGGATTCTTCGTGCACAAGGCGCTGTGGGCCGAGTACCGCGAGTTCGGTCTCGGCAATGGTCACGACCTGGCGGATTTCGATACCTATCACAAGGTGCGAGGTCTGCGTTGGCCGGTGGTTAATGGGCGCGAGACGCAGTGGCGCTTCAAGGAGGGCTACGATCCCTACGTGAAGCCCGGCAAGGGGTACGACTTCTACGGCAAGGCGCTGAAGAAGATCCCGAACGGCAGTCTCAAGGGTGAGAAGGTGAGTGTGGCGGGTCGCGCGAAGATCTTCTTCCGGCCCTACGCTGAGGCCGCAGAGATTCCGGACAAGGGCTATGACCTGTGGTTGTGCACGGGTCGGGTGCTCGAGCACTGGCACTCGGGTTCGATGACCAAGCGTGTTGCGGAGCTCAACCGTGCGGTGCCTTACGCGGTGTGTTGGATGCACCCTGAGGATGCGGCCTCGCGTGGCATCAAGCGCAACGACGAGGTCGTGATGGAGTCGCGGCGCGGAAAGGTGCGCGTGCGCGTTGATACACAGGGTCGCAATCGTGTACCGAAAGGTCTGGTATTCGTGCCCTGGTTCGACGAGAACGTGTTGATCAACAAGCTGACTCTGGATGCGACTTGTCCGATCTCGAAGGAGACCGACTACAAGAAGTGCGCTGTGAGAGTGCGAAAGGCCTGA
- a CDS encoding chaperone NapD, whose translation MNVSGVVVACRPENLEKVSTAINAFPWAQVHHHDGVGRLVVTIEAVSGGEGADRLREIQQLEHVAMAEMAESVTLPDGD comes from the coding sequence GTGAATGTTTCTGGCGTGGTCGTCGCGTGTCGTCCCGAGAATCTCGAAAAGGTATCTACCGCAATAAACGCGTTTCCCTGGGCCCAGGTACACCACCACGACGGTGTGGGGCGTCTTGTGGTGACGATCGAAGCCGTCAGTGGAGGTGAGGGCGCCGATCGCCTTCGTGAAATCCAACAACTCGAACACGTGGCGATGGCTGAAATGGCGGAATCCGTGACGCTGCCCGACGGCGACTGA
- a CDS encoding PQQ-binding-like beta-propeller repeat protein: MRTADARVGVAAALFSAFFLATPAHAQLEAEMRADHMVLDGALRESILLVATQSGHVDVLDWRRQRVLAPLLVIDAGEKEFPATVSCVAVSPSGTRVAVAASDDRLRFWRFTADGRPETTHQFELARVTTCRFVDDDRLFLGHMTGEVSLFDVTTGEERFRRQLDYDPVYALAMSPNGKQMAVALRSSRVQLIDISNGETASVLRGHRDSVFGLAWLSGTRLATASKDKRLLVWDLNGSEPRVLYRDDHYITALAADRVRGRLAIALQGDRIKVIDLLSGRVTHVLDRHTAPVQVLRFTDGGRRLLSAGNDARVLVWDVSDGGAS, encoded by the coding sequence ATGAGGACGGCTGACGCGCGGGTCGGTGTTGCAGCCGCTCTATTCTCGGCCTTTTTTCTAGCCACTCCAGCCCACGCGCAACTCGAGGCCGAGATGCGCGCAGACCACATGGTGCTCGACGGCGCGTTGCGCGAATCGATACTACTGGTAGCGACGCAGTCCGGTCATGTAGATGTTCTCGACTGGCGCAGGCAGCGCGTGCTTGCTCCTCTGCTCGTGATCGATGCCGGAGAGAAGGAGTTTCCGGCAACCGTGAGTTGTGTCGCTGTGTCGCCCTCGGGAACGCGGGTCGCAGTAGCGGCTTCCGATGACCGCTTGCGGTTCTGGCGTTTCACTGCTGACGGTCGCCCGGAAACGACGCATCAGTTCGAACTGGCTCGAGTTACGACCTGCCGTTTCGTCGACGACGATCGGCTTTTCCTGGGCCATATGACAGGAGAAGTCAGCCTGTTTGACGTGACGACCGGAGAGGAGCGCTTCCGCCGCCAGCTCGACTACGATCCGGTCTACGCTCTGGCCATGAGTCCGAACGGGAAGCAGATGGCGGTGGCGCTTCGCTCGAGTCGCGTGCAGTTGATCGACATCTCCAATGGAGAGACGGCGTCCGTGTTGCGCGGGCACCGCGACAGCGTCTTCGGACTGGCCTGGCTATCGGGAACGCGACTGGCCACCGCGAGCAAGGACAAACGCCTGCTCGTATGGGACCTGAACGGTTCCGAGCCTCGCGTACTCTATCGAGACGATCATTATATTACGGCGCTGGCGGCTGATCGTGTGCGCGGGCGTCTGGCCATTGCCCTGCAGGGCGATCGGATCAAGGTGATCGACTTGCTGAGCGGTCGAGTCACGCATGTGTTAGATCGCCACACTGCACCGGTTCAGGTGCTACGTTTTACCGACGGAGGCCGCAGGTTGTTGTCCGCGGGCAATGATGCCCGCGTGCTGGTCTGGGACGTGTCGGACGGAGGTGCATCGTGA
- the nrfD gene encoding polysulfide reductase NrfD, producing MRQVLLHFLSFVKGSISVVTRGHSGYWTWIGVLLVVIAVGGLAYANQLQNGLITSNMRDQVSWGFYIGNFAFLVGVAAAAVVLVIPAYIYDWGPIKELVLVGELVAVAAIVMAILFVNVDVGRPEVIWHLMPGVGQPNFPSSLLVWDILVVSLYLLVNYFIVTYLLYKSFLGQKYNAAFIMPVIFLSIPLAVLIHTVTAFLFMGLASRPFWHTAILAPRFLASAFCSGPALLVLIFQILRRVGHMRLTDTALLKIGELLAYAMAVNLFFLGVEVFKEFYFETAHTTHGHFQWFGTAERTDIAIYTWTALLSNLAAFVIFVIPVLRHRIAVLNLGCALAVLGVFIEKGLGLLLPGMTPDALGEVYAYNPSLNELMVGAAVWSIGALLFTLMVKVAMAINNGQLRYEDG from the coding sequence ATGAGACAGGTACTCCTCCATTTCTTGAGCTTCGTGAAGGGCAGCATCTCCGTGGTTACACGGGGGCACTCCGGCTACTGGACCTGGATCGGCGTACTCCTGGTCGTGATTGCCGTCGGCGGGCTCGCCTACGCCAATCAGCTCCAGAACGGCCTGATCACCTCGAACATGCGCGATCAGGTTTCCTGGGGCTTCTACATCGGTAACTTTGCGTTTCTCGTGGGTGTGGCAGCCGCGGCAGTCGTGCTGGTGATACCCGCCTATATCTACGACTGGGGGCCCATCAAGGAACTGGTCCTGGTCGGAGAACTCGTGGCTGTGGCGGCCATCGTGATGGCGATTCTCTTCGTGAACGTCGACGTCGGCCGACCCGAAGTGATCTGGCACCTGATGCCCGGGGTCGGTCAACCGAATTTCCCATCATCATTATTGGTATGGGACATCCTGGTGGTCTCGTTGTACCTGCTGGTCAACTACTTCATCGTCACCTACTTGCTCTACAAGAGCTTCCTTGGCCAGAAGTACAACGCCGCCTTCATCATGCCGGTCATCTTCCTGTCGATTCCACTGGCGGTCCTCATCCATACCGTGACGGCCTTCCTCTTCATGGGTCTGGCGTCGCGGCCGTTCTGGCACACGGCCATACTTGCGCCGCGTTTCCTGGCCAGCGCGTTTTGCTCGGGTCCCGCCCTTCTCGTGCTGATCTTCCAGATCCTGCGTCGTGTTGGGCATATGCGCCTGACGGACACCGCTCTGCTGAAGATCGGCGAGTTGCTGGCCTACGCGATGGCCGTCAACCTGTTCTTCCTGGGCGTCGAGGTATTCAAGGAGTTCTACTTCGAAACGGCCCACACGACCCACGGACACTTCCAGTGGTTTGGAACGGCGGAGCGCACTGACATCGCCATCTACACCTGGACGGCACTGCTGAGCAACCTCGCGGCCTTTGTGATCTTCGTAATTCCGGTATTGCGCCACCGCATCGCCGTCTTGAACCTGGGTTGTGCGCTCGCGGTGTTGGGTGTGTTCATCGAGAAGGGTCTCGGTCTGCTGCTTCCCGGTATGACGCCCGACGCATTGGGTGAGGTCTACGCCTACAACCCGAGCCTGAACGAACTCATGGTTGGTGCAGCTGTCTGGTCGATCGGAGCGCTGCTGTTCACGCTCATGGTGAAGGTCGCAATGGCCATCAACAACGGTCAACTCCGCTATGAGGACGGCTGA
- a CDS encoding 4Fe-4S dicluster domain-containing protein, translated as MKRASAKPQERKERGASRREFLKTSLAGIGAAAAVPGAAQAFDFETFLQKHFREMSDEELAEVLERLERKYSKKLGVDMKVKATGPVDGVVFGYGLDVSRCIGCRRCEYACVAENNQSRDPEIHWIRVLEFEREDMIRGIDLEHGNAYYDHEKVPAEDKMYLPIACQHCEDSPCTSVCPTGATWKEADGIVVIDSDWCIGCRYCMAACPYGARHFNWGEPSIPKDEINTDTHIIGNRPRPRGVVEKCTFCIQRVREGRYPACHEACPVGARKFGNLLDPNSEIRYLLKHKRTFVLKAELKTNPKFFYFYG; from the coding sequence ATGAAGCGAGCTAGCGCGAAGCCGCAAGAGCGCAAAGAACGCGGTGCCTCGCGCCGCGAGTTCCTGAAGACGTCGCTGGCGGGTATTGGCGCCGCGGCGGCCGTTCCAGGCGCCGCGCAGGCCTTCGACTTCGAGACCTTTCTGCAGAAGCACTTCCGCGAGATGTCCGACGAAGAACTGGCCGAGGTGTTGGAGCGCCTCGAGCGCAAGTACTCCAAGAAGCTCGGCGTCGACATGAAGGTGAAGGCCACCGGGCCCGTCGACGGTGTGGTCTTTGGCTACGGTCTCGACGTATCCCGTTGTATCGGTTGTCGACGCTGTGAGTATGCATGCGTGGCGGAGAACAACCAGTCCCGCGATCCTGAGATCCACTGGATCCGCGTGCTCGAGTTCGAGCGCGAGGACATGATACGCGGCATCGACCTCGAGCATGGCAACGCCTATTACGACCACGAAAAAGTGCCCGCTGAAGACAAGATGTATCTCCCGATCGCCTGCCAGCACTGTGAGGACTCGCCGTGTACCAGTGTTTGCCCGACTGGAGCGACGTGGAAGGAAGCGGACGGCATCGTCGTGATCGATTCCGATTGGTGCATCGGCTGTCGCTACTGCATGGCCGCATGTCCCTACGGCGCGCGCCACTTCAACTGGGGTGAGCCGAGTATTCCCAAGGACGAGATCAATACCGATACGCATATCATCGGCAATCGGCCGCGACCGCGGGGTGTCGTGGAGAAGTGCACCTTCTGTATTCAGCGGGTGCGCGAGGGACGCTACCCGGCATGCCATGAGGCCTGTCCGGTTGGCGCGCGCAAGTTCGGGAACCTGCTCGACCCGAATAGCGAGATCCGATATCTGCTCAAGCACAAGCGAACCTTCGTGCTCAAAGCGGAACTCAAGACCAACCCCAAGTTCTTCTATTTCTACGGGTAA
- a CDS encoding cytochrome C554, with product MIGLRVMTLFLLVFSMLLVVGPGSVQAKDHKFVGVKKCKSCHEKEAIGDQYAWWKDSLHSKAFETLASDKARKWATEKGLGDPQKADECVKCHVTAHGVPDEMVSRKFVRTAGVQCESCHGAGKDYRKKKVMIDRDKALSKGLVEQSEKVCVACHNDESPAWDPERYSCSDGGKSGFDYEEALKKIAHPVPEGYDPTADDPE from the coding sequence GTGATTGGCTTGCGCGTAATGACTCTTTTTCTGCTGGTATTTTCGATGTTGTTGGTTGTTGGTCCGGGATCCGTTCAAGCCAAAGACCACAAGTTTGTCGGCGTGAAGAAGTGCAAGTCCTGTCACGAGAAAGAAGCCATCGGAGATCAGTACGCCTGGTGGAAGGATTCACTGCATAGCAAGGCGTTCGAGACGCTTGCGAGTGACAAGGCTCGCAAGTGGGCCACTGAGAAGGGTCTCGGAGATCCCCAGAAGGCCGACGAATGCGTGAAGTGCCACGTGACGGCCCACGGCGTGCCCGATGAGATGGTATCGCGCAAGTTCGTTCGCACCGCCGGTGTGCAGTGCGAATCCTGCCACGGTGCGGGCAAGGACTATCGCAAGAAGAAGGTCATGATCGACCGAGACAAGGCGCTCTCGAAGGGTCTGGTCGAACAGAGCGAGAAGGTCTGCGTCGCCTGCCACAACGACGAAAGTCCAGCCTGGGATCCTGAACGCTACAGTTGCTCCGACGGCGGCAAATCGGGCTTCGACTACGAAGAGGCTTTGAAGAAGATCGCCCACCCTGTGCCCGAGGGTTACGACCCGACGGCAGACGACCCTGAGTAG
- a CDS encoding nitrite reductase, with protein MTGLRIFRFFAVVLATTALIAPSIASGATAPKLSEKEFEEAQFIYFDRCSGCHGALRKGATGPGITDKKMLEQTLPELEKTIFEGTDAGMPGWGRTGEMTKAQTALMAKFVQNPVPIPPEMSLKEMKETHKVHIPVSKRPKKPEHSRDIDNTFGYILRDVGKAAIIDGDTKEAVSVLKTGFAVHIFRASFTGRYFYTIGRDGKLTLIDLYQKKPEVVAEVRVCLDARSVDVSKYKGPKGDFRDKLAIVGCYWPPQMVVVDGQTLEPIKVISTRSSTYDTNEYHPEPRVATIIASHFDSEWVVAIKETGMVWLVDYSDLDNLKMTQIATERFLHDGGWDATKRYLLIAANMRDQIVVVDTKEKKFVTKFETGVKPHPGRGANWVDPKYGPVSATTHLGEGLISVYGSDPAGHPEHAWKVVREEETGGPGLFLKTHPKSNHVWTDATLSKEKGDNQQICVFRKDAFDEGAKCWKATDHGKIVHFEYNKAGDEVWASVWDKQGEVIIYDDKTLKEKQRLKNDWLQTPTGKWNVYNTVHDIY; from the coding sequence ATGACAGGCTTGCGAATTTTTCGGTTCTTCGCGGTGGTCCTGGCGACGACTGCACTGATCGCCCCCTCGATTGCCAGCGGTGCAACGGCTCCCAAGCTTTCCGAGAAGGAGTTTGAGGAAGCGCAGTTTATCTATTTCGACCGCTGCTCCGGCTGTCACGGTGCGCTTCGCAAGGGCGCTACCGGCCCCGGCATCACCGACAAGAAGATGTTGGAGCAGACGCTTCCCGAATTGGAAAAGACGATCTTCGAAGGTACCGACGCCGGAATGCCCGGCTGGGGCCGAACAGGTGAGATGACCAAGGCCCAGACGGCCCTGATGGCGAAGTTTGTACAGAATCCGGTGCCGATTCCGCCGGAGATGAGCCTGAAGGAGATGAAGGAGACCCATAAGGTCCACATTCCGGTTTCCAAGCGGCCGAAGAAGCCCGAACACAGCCGGGACATCGACAACACCTTCGGTTACATCCTGCGCGACGTTGGTAAGGCCGCAATCATTGACGGCGACACCAAGGAGGCGGTAAGCGTCCTCAAGACCGGTTTCGCCGTTCACATTTTCCGAGCTTCCTTCACCGGTCGTTACTTCTACACGATCGGTCGCGACGGCAAGCTCACCCTGATCGACCTCTACCAGAAGAAGCCCGAGGTGGTGGCCGAGGTTCGTGTCTGCCTGGACGCGCGATCCGTTGACGTTTCGAAGTACAAGGGACCCAAGGGTGACTTCCGCGACAAGTTGGCGATCGTCGGTTGCTACTGGCCGCCGCAGATGGTCGTGGTTGATGGACAGACCCTCGAGCCGATCAAGGTCATCTCCACCCGATCCTCCACCTACGATACAAACGAGTATCACCCGGAACCGCGCGTGGCGACGATCATCGCTTCGCACTTCGACTCCGAGTGGGTCGTGGCGATCAAAGAGACCGGAATGGTCTGGTTGGTGGACTACTCTGACCTCGACAACCTGAAGATGACGCAGATCGCGACCGAGCGGTTCCTGCACGACGGAGGTTGGGACGCCACCAAGCGCTATCTCCTGATCGCGGCGAACATGCGTGACCAGATCGTCGTCGTGGATACAAAGGAAAAGAAGTTCGTGACCAAGTTCGAGACCGGGGTAAAGCCACATCCCGGACGCGGTGCGAACTGGGTAGACCCGAAATACGGACCGGTGAGCGCAACCACCCATCTAGGTGAAGGACTCATATCCGTGTACGGGTCGGACCCGGCCGGGCATCCGGAGCACGCCTGGAAGGTCGTCCGAGAGGAGGAGACCGGTGGTCCCGGACTGTTCCTGAAGACGCATCCCAAGAGCAATCACGTCTGGACTGACGCAACTTTGTCCAAGGAAAAGGGCGACAACCAGCAGATCTGTGTCTTCAGAAAGGACGCCTTCGACGAGGGTGCCAAGTGCTGGAAGGCCACCGACCACGGAAAGATCGTCCACTTCGAGTACAACAAGGCGGGCGATGAAGTATGGGCGTCGGTATGGGACAAGCAGGGCGAGGTCATCATTTACGACGACAAGACGCTGAAGGAGAAGCAGCGCCTCAAGAATGATTGGCTGCAAACGCCCACCGGCAAGTGGAACGTGTACAACACAGTTCACGATATTTACTGA
- a CDS encoding Rrf2 family transcriptional regulator: MVLSQTAEYALRAAAWLAANPDETPVRARDLSNETGIPAPYLAKILRRLVVAGVLESYKGVGGGFELARPPSEIPFTEILAAVDAYPGDDRCVFGWGACDPSDPCPLHPAWVQMSEAFRSWASTTTLADVG, translated from the coding sequence ATGGTCCTGTCACAGACAGCCGAATACGCTCTTCGCGCAGCGGCCTGGCTCGCGGCGAATCCCGACGAGACGCCGGTCCGCGCTCGCGATCTCTCCAATGAGACGGGCATTCCCGCGCCGTATCTGGCCAAAATTCTCCGACGTCTCGTCGTGGCCGGGGTGCTCGAGTCTTACAAAGGAGTGGGAGGGGGCTTCGAGCTGGCGCGTCCACCGTCGGAGATTCCCTTTACAGAAATCCTGGCTGCGGTCGACGCTTATCCCGGTGACGACCGGTGTGTTTTCGGTTGGGGTGCGTGTGACCCGAGCGATCCCTGCCCATTGCATCCGGCCTGGGTCCAGATGAGTGAAGCCTTCCGTTCGTGGGCCTCAACGACCACACTCGCAGACGTGGGCTAG